One window from the genome of Epinephelus moara isolate mb chromosome 5, YSFRI_EMoa_1.0, whole genome shotgun sequence encodes:
- the adra2c gene encoding alpha-2C adrenergic receptor — MDFLNRSSLEDGIEAENISSNSTSQSQYTQLAIWGLAGLVSFLILFTIVGNVLVVIAVLTSRALKPPQNLFLVSLASADILVATLVMPFSLANELMGYWFFGKIWCDIYLALDVLFCTSSIVHLCAISLDRYWSVTQAVEYNLKRTPKRVKGMIVVVWLISAVISFPPLISMDRSSSEANPQCILNDETWYILYSSIGSFFAPCVIMILVYIRIYQVAKTRTRTMSEKKRDVDSPLENGMDQAEAGRGGSQKSTRDGSMKDQERENGHCQEQVVRSPLPNEPKHPPTDHDDDFDDSSSSDEKPKKSSSKHHRNDKKDRKSSRKSSSASKYSSRKSRASSKSMELFSSRRKRRSTVNRKKVSAAREKRFTFVLAVVMGVFVVCWFPFFFSYSLYGICREPCQIPETLFKFFFWIGYCNSSLNPVIYTIFNQDFRRAFQKILCKSWKRSF; from the coding sequence atggaTTTCTTGAACAGGTCCAGCCTGGAGGACGGGATAGAGGCAGAGAATATCTCATCTAATTCCACCTCTCAGAGCCAGTACACCCAGCTCGCTATCTGGGGTCTGGCCGGACTTGTCAGCTTTCTGATTTTGTTTACAATAGTCGGGAATGTCTTGGTTGTTATCGCCGTTTTAACGAGCAGAGCTCTGAAACCACCCCAGAATCTTTTTCTTGTCTCCCTGGCCAGTGCGGACATACTGGTGGCCACCCTGGTCATGCCCTTTTCTCTGGCCAATGAACTCATGGGCTACTGGTTTTTTGGGAAAATTTGGTGTGACATCTACCTGGCTCTGGACGTTTTATTCTGCACCTCCTCTATTGTTCATCTGTGTGCAATTAGTTTGGACAGGTACTGGTCAGTGACACAGGCGGTAGAGTATAACTTAAAGAGAACGCCTAAAAGAGTTAAAGGGATGATTGTAGTGGTGTGGCTGATCTCAGCTGTCATCTCCTTCCCACCGCTGATATCAATGGACAGGAGCAGCAGTGAGGCCAATCCCCAGTGTATCCTGAATGATGAGACCTGGTACATCCTCTACTCCAGTATTGGCTCATTCTTTGCCCCCTGTGTCATCATGATCCTGGTCTACATTCGGATTTACCAAGTGGCAAAGACCAGGACCAGAACAATgtcagagaagaagagggaTGTGGACTCGCCACTGGAGAATGGGATGGACCAAGCCGAAGCAGGCAGAGGAGGGTCACAAAAGTCCACCAGGGACGGGAGCATGAAAGATCAGGAACGTGAGAACGGGCACTGCCAAGAGCAGGTGGTTCGATCCCCTCTACCAAACGAGCCCAAACACCCACCTACAGACCACGATGATGACTTTGACGACAGCAGCTCGTCAGACGAGAAACCTAAGAAAAGTTCCTCTAAACATCACCGTAACGACAAAAAAGACAGGAAGTCCAGCCGGAAAAGCAGCTCCGCCTCAAAATACTCCAGCAGGAAGTCGCGTGCCAGTTCCAAGTCTATGGAGCTGTTCTCATCTCGCCGCAAACGCCGGAGCACCGTCAATCGCAAGAAAGTCTCCGCTGCTAGGGAGAAACGCTTCACCTTTGTCCTCGCTGTCGTCATGGGTGTTTTCGTCGTGTGCTggtttcctttcttcttttcctACAGCCTGTACGGGATCTGCCGGGAGCCGTGCCAGATACCTGAGACGCTGTTTAAGTTCTTTTTCTGGATTGGTTACTGTAACAGCTCATTAAACCCGGTCATTTACACCATCTTCAACCAGGACTTCCGCAGAGCCTTCCAGAAGATCCTCTGTAAGTCATGGAAACGCTCTTTCTGA